From a single Papaver somniferum cultivar HN1 unplaced genomic scaffold, ASM357369v1 unplaced-scaffold_19, whole genome shotgun sequence genomic region:
- the LOC113339073 gene encoding uncharacterized protein LOC113339073, translating to MNNLSDSDYNSDEEFGHPVNSLLDSNSSDDEDADLLFGPDDGESDDYELLEDDALLFGPDYGESQEYFLDLAEEVDEEDDFFLSPDFSLEVGEEEEEETEDQLVEYLESEPDEEEIETRRRLLEPREVEFTSPSENRIKIELEPRDNNSTTNFVRGESNWNDENVVCCSICMNPYSSQGDDDHQVSCLPCGHLYGLSCIQRWIKHSKQRYSKCPICNQKCALKDVVKLYVSSLPVVDRGKQENSVSFQPRDDIFKVHFAKYKEELADVKREVLENTKYCERLERISTQDEYVEGMRKSYEEHLNEFEEICETYEKHINECKEELADTKREVIQNTKCCEENSKKLEFLERTVEEVLKERRASRRVDEEIKKVQQRTDKTITGLQRKLKRKKNELDAKNRAVDQLIKATEAKDKRIEQLMKRIKRESGKRRKRRELQIQQMFKGGRLMDRAHRRSISEAKKAKGRKMEQLMKAIERQDLQIQPMSKRRRLNG from the exons ATGAACAACCTTTCTGATTCTGACTACAACTCTGACGAAGAGTTTGGCCACCCAGTGAACAGCCTTCTTGACTCCAACTCCTCTGATGATGAAGATGCTGATCTTCTGTTTGGTCCAGATGATGGAGAATCTGATGATTATGAACTACTAGAAGATGATGCTCTTCTATTTGGCCCAGATTATGGAGAATCACAAGAATATTTTCTGGATCTAGCAGAAGAAGTGGATGAAGAAGATGACTTCTTTTTATCACCAGATTTTTCATTGGAAGtcggcgaagaagaagaagaagagacggAGGATCAGTTGGTAGAATATCTAGAAAGTGAaccagatgaagaagagattgaaaCCAGAAGAAGATTACTTGAACCTAGAGAAGTTGAATTTACTTCCCCATCAGAAAATAGAATCAAAATTGAACTCGAACCCAGAGATAACAATAGCACTACTAATTTTGTGAGAGGAGAATCTAATTGGAACGATGAGAATGTTGTTTGTTGTTCTATTTGTATGAATCCTTATTCTTCCCAAGGAGATGATGATCATCAAGTCAG TTGTCTTCCTTGCGGACATCTCTATGGGTTGTCTTGTATACAGAGATGGATTAAACATTCTAAGCAAAGATATTCCAAG TGTCCTATCTGCAACCAAAAATGTGCTTTGAAGGATGTGGTAAAGCTTTATGTTTCATCTCTACCTGTTGTGGATAGAGGAAAACAAGAG AATTCTGTATCTTTTCAGCCTCGAGATGATATATTTAAGGTGCACTTTGCAAAG TATAAGGAAGAATTGGCTGACGTCAAGAGGGAGGTAttggaaaatacaaaatattgcgAGAGATTGGAAAGAATTAGCACGCAAGATGAGTACGTCGAAGGGATGCGTAAATCCTATGAAGAACATCTCAATGAGTTTGAAGAGATATGTGAAACCTATGAGAAGCATATCAATGAG TGTAAGGAAGAATTGGCTGATACGAAGAGGGAGGTGATACAAAATACAAAATGTTGCGAGGAGAATAGCAAAAAATTGGAGTTTCTGGAAAGAACTGTCGAGGAGGTGTTAAAGGAAAGACGAGCATCTAGGCGGGTTGATGAGGAGATTAAGAAGGTTCAACAAAGGACCGATAAGACCATAACTGGACTCCAGAGGAAACTCAAGCGGAAAAAAAATGAATTAGATGCAAAAAATAGGGCGGTCGATCAACTGATTAAGGCCACAGAAGCAAAAGACAAAAGGATTGAGCAGCTGATGAAGAGGATAAAGAGGGAATCGGGAAAGAGGAGAAAGAGAAGGGAATTGCAGATTCAGCAAATGTTTAAAGGAGGGAGGCTAATGGACCGTGCTCATAGGCGTTCCATTTCAGAAGCTAAGAAAGCAAAAGGCAGAAAGATGGAGCAGTTGATGAAGGCCATAGAGAGACAGGATTTGCAGATCCAGCCAATGTCTAAACGTAGGAGGCTAAATGGCTAA
- the LOC113338588 gene encoding E3 ubiquitin-protein ligase RFWD3-like, which yields MNPYSSQGDHQVSCLPCGYLYGLSCIQRWIKHSNQRDSKCPICKRKCALKDVVKLYVSCLPVVERGKQENSVSFQPRDDLYKVHFAKYKEELADTKREAMNTKCCERIERTSSKMSMLKKCVNLMNSISRRLNTSSMRLLELNQACIVLRLSENIMPCFTYRFRTRKDLQMIAVLDRKIASMKRESEEQERKIKEQERKVMEQEKEIQATSKRLEVIERRTVETISGLRRKLEQQENELTEKDGRIELLM from the exons ATGAATCCTTATTCTTCTCAAGGTGATCATCAAGTCAG TTGTCTTCCTTGTGGATATCTCTATGGTTTGTCTTGCATACAGAGATGGATTAAGCATTCCAACCAAAGAGATTCCAag TGTCCAATTTGCAAGCGGAAGTGTGCGCTGAAGGATGTGGTAAAGCTTTATGTTTCATGCCTACCTGTTGTGGAAAGAGGAAAACAAGAG AATTCTGTATCTTTTCAGCCTCGAGACGATTTGTATAAGGTGCATTTTGCGAAG TATAAGGAAGAACTGGCTGACACTAAAAGGGAGGCGATGAATACGAAATGTTGTGAGAGAATAGAAAGAACTAGCAGCAAGATGAGTATGTTGAAGAAATGCGTAAATCTTATGAACAGCATCTCAAGGAGGCTGAACACCAGCTCAATGAG GTTGCTAGAACTCAATCAGGCCTGCATTGTACTGAGGTTATCTGAGAACATTATGCCATGTTTTACTTATAGATTTCGG ACAAGAAAAGATTTACAAATGATTGCGGTGCTGGACCGAAAAATTGCGTCAATGAAAAGAGAATCCGAGGAGCAGGAACGAAAAATCAAGGAGCAGGAACGAAAAGTCATGGAGCAGgaaaaggaaatacaagcaacTTCTAAGCGGCTTGAGGTGATTGAACGGAGGACTGTAGAGACTATATCTGGCCTTCGGAGGAAACTCGAGCAGCAAGAAAATGAATTAACAGAGAAAGACGGGAGGATTGAGCTGTTGATGTAG
- the LOC113338759 gene encoding U3 small nucleolar ribonucleoprotein protein MPP10-like isoform X2 has translation MAIPKNDDEGGSEALKELKSVDPPLFLSPSPIPSQATRLASQYLYSSLHPFCPKSPFQRLLVKGFDAEQIWQQIDTQSNHLVLNLKRELKHFEKNPVEIAKDFDGLIRKIEKKSGAFDEEDGESGDSDEEDDESGDSDEDMEDAEEIGGSLDEDGEDDEEDEDEEGGGIEDKFLKMTDMKKYMKDDEAREYAGVDEDEDDDEIGEFGVEDYDEMGNARYEDFFGAKKGDSIKRKSDSHEGVEGSDSEDEDDLDKGFEDEKEGSLSTYEKEQKKQRAKIEEMEKANMETKSWNMLGEVTAKERRKNTALEVDLDFEHNVRPAPVITEEVTQSLEGLIKKRVLEGHFDDVQKAPNLPSAVPKEYQEIDENKNTEGLHKSYENEYLQQIGLVPESFSDERKKEASLLFQKLCYKLDALSHFHFTPKPIIEDMSIQVNVPALAMEEIAPLVVSDATMLAPEEVFAGKGDIKEEAELTQAERKRRRASKKRKFAGKIKAETAKRMENKKAQDSTNGNEEPSVPV, from the exons ATGGCGATTCCTAAAAACGATGACGAAGGAGGTTCTGAAGCACTAAAAGAATTAAAATCAGTGGATCCTCCATTGTTTCTATCACCATCTCCCATTCCATCTCAAGCCACTCGATTAGCTTCACAATACTTGTACTCTTCTCTTCATCCATTTTGCCCTAAATCTCCTTTTCAAAGATTACTTGTTAAAGGATTTGATGCTGAACAAATATGGCAACAAATTGATACTCAATCGAATCACTTGGTATTGAATCTTAAACGAGAattaaagcattttgagaaaaaCCCAGTTGAGATTGCTAAGGATTTTGATGGATTGATTAGGAAGATAGAGAAGAAAAGTGGGGCTTTTGATGAGGAAGATGGTGAGAGTGGTGATTCTGATGAGGAAGATGACGAGAGTGGTGATTCAGATGAGGATATGGAAGATGCTGAGGAGATTGGTGGTAGTTTAGATGAGGATGGTGAAGATGACGAGGAGGATGAGGACGAGGAAGGTGGAGGTATTGAAGATAAGTTTTTGAAGATGACAGATATGAAGAAGTATATGAAAGATGATGAAGCCAGGGAGTATGCTGGCGTGGATGAAGACGAGGATGATGATGAG ATTGGGGAGTTCGGAGTTGAAGACTATGATGAGATGGGAAACGCTAG ATATGAAGATTTCTTTGGTGCCAAAAAGGGAGATAGTATAAAAAGAAAGTCTGATTCTCATGAAGGAGTGGAGGGCTCAGACTCAGAGGATGAGGATGATTTGGACAAAGGCTTTGAAGATGAG AAGGAAGGAAGTCTTTCTACCTATGAAAAAGAACAAAAGAAGCAGCGTGCTAAAATAGAGGAGATGGAGAAAGCGAATATGGAGACTAAGTCATGGAATATGCTAGGAGAG GTTACTGCTAAAGAAAGGCGAAAAAACACTGCACTAGAAGTTGATCTAGATTTCGAGCACAATGTAAGACCTGCTCCTGTAATCACAGAGGAGGTCACACAATCCCTTGAAGGTTTGATAAAGAAAAGGGTTCTTGAG GGGCATTTTGATGATGTGCAAAAGGCACCAAATTTACCGTCTGCGGTCCCAAAAGAGTATCAAGAGATTGATGAAAACAAGAACACGGAGGGGCTTCATAAAAGTTATGAG AACGAATATTTGCAGCAGATAGGTCTGGTGCCAGAGTCTTTCTCAGATGAGCGAAAGAAAGAA GCAAGTCTTCTATTCCAGAAGCTCTGCTATAAGTTGGATGCTCTATCCCATTTCCACTTCACCCCTAAGCCG ATTATCGAAGACATGTCAATACAAGTTAACGTTCCTGCTTTGGCAATGGAAGAG ATTGCGCCTTTGGTAGTCTCTGATGCGACCATGTTGGCGCCCGAGGAGGTATTTGCTGGCAAAGGAGATATCAAAGAAGAAGCAGAGCTAACACAAGCTGAGCGAAAACGGAGGAGGGCTAGCAAGAAAAGGAAGTTTGCAGGCAAGATTAAAG CTGAGACTGCTAAACGGATGGAAAACAAGAAGGCACAAGACAGTACTAATG GTAATGAAGAACCATCAGTTCCTGTGTGA
- the LOC113338759 gene encoding U3 small nucleolar ribonucleoprotein protein MPP10-like isoform X1, which yields MAIPKNDDEGGSEALKELKSVDPPLFLSPSPIPSQATRLASQYLYSSLHPFCPKSPFQRLLVKGFDAEQIWQQIDTQSNHLVLNLKRELKHFEKNPVEIAKDFDGLIRKIEKKSGAFDEEDGESGDSDEEDDESGDSDEDMEDAEEIGGSLDEDGEDDEEDEDEEGGGIEDKFLKMTDMKKYMKDDEAREYAGVDEDEDDDEIGEFGVEDYDEMGNARYEDFFGAKKGDSIKRKSDSHEGVEGSDSEDEDDLDKGFEDEQKEGSLSTYEKEQKKQRAKIEEMEKANMETKSWNMLGEVTAKERRKNTALEVDLDFEHNVRPAPVITEEVTQSLEGLIKKRVLEGHFDDVQKAPNLPSAVPKEYQEIDENKNTEGLHKSYENEYLQQIGLVPESFSDERKKEASLLFQKLCYKLDALSHFHFTPKPIIEDMSIQVNVPALAMEEIAPLVVSDATMLAPEEVFAGKGDIKEEAELTQAERKRRRASKKRKFAGKIKAETAKRMENKKAQDSTNGNEEPSVPV from the exons ATGGCGATTCCTAAAAACGATGACGAAGGAGGTTCTGAAGCACTAAAAGAATTAAAATCAGTGGATCCTCCATTGTTTCTATCACCATCTCCCATTCCATCTCAAGCCACTCGATTAGCTTCACAATACTTGTACTCTTCTCTTCATCCATTTTGCCCTAAATCTCCTTTTCAAAGATTACTTGTTAAAGGATTTGATGCTGAACAAATATGGCAACAAATTGATACTCAATCGAATCACTTGGTATTGAATCTTAAACGAGAattaaagcattttgagaaaaaCCCAGTTGAGATTGCTAAGGATTTTGATGGATTGATTAGGAAGATAGAGAAGAAAAGTGGGGCTTTTGATGAGGAAGATGGTGAGAGTGGTGATTCTGATGAGGAAGATGACGAGAGTGGTGATTCAGATGAGGATATGGAAGATGCTGAGGAGATTGGTGGTAGTTTAGATGAGGATGGTGAAGATGACGAGGAGGATGAGGACGAGGAAGGTGGAGGTATTGAAGATAAGTTTTTGAAGATGACAGATATGAAGAAGTATATGAAAGATGATGAAGCCAGGGAGTATGCTGGCGTGGATGAAGACGAGGATGATGATGAG ATTGGGGAGTTCGGAGTTGAAGACTATGATGAGATGGGAAACGCTAG ATATGAAGATTTCTTTGGTGCCAAAAAGGGAGATAGTATAAAAAGAAAGTCTGATTCTCATGAAGGAGTGGAGGGCTCAGACTCAGAGGATGAGGATGATTTGGACAAAGGCTTTGAAGATGAG CAGAAGGAAGGAAGTCTTTCTACCTATGAAAAAGAACAAAAGAAGCAGCGTGCTAAAATAGAGGAGATGGAGAAAGCGAATATGGAGACTAAGTCATGGAATATGCTAGGAGAG GTTACTGCTAAAGAAAGGCGAAAAAACACTGCACTAGAAGTTGATCTAGATTTCGAGCACAATGTAAGACCTGCTCCTGTAATCACAGAGGAGGTCACACAATCCCTTGAAGGTTTGATAAAGAAAAGGGTTCTTGAG GGGCATTTTGATGATGTGCAAAAGGCACCAAATTTACCGTCTGCGGTCCCAAAAGAGTATCAAGAGATTGATGAAAACAAGAACACGGAGGGGCTTCATAAAAGTTATGAG AACGAATATTTGCAGCAGATAGGTCTGGTGCCAGAGTCTTTCTCAGATGAGCGAAAGAAAGAA GCAAGTCTTCTATTCCAGAAGCTCTGCTATAAGTTGGATGCTCTATCCCATTTCCACTTCACCCCTAAGCCG ATTATCGAAGACATGTCAATACAAGTTAACGTTCCTGCTTTGGCAATGGAAGAG ATTGCGCCTTTGGTAGTCTCTGATGCGACCATGTTGGCGCCCGAGGAGGTATTTGCTGGCAAAGGAGATATCAAAGAAGAAGCAGAGCTAACACAAGCTGAGCGAAAACGGAGGAGGGCTAGCAAGAAAAGGAAGTTTGCAGGCAAGATTAAAG CTGAGACTGCTAAACGGATGGAAAACAAGAAGGCACAAGACAGTACTAATG GTAATGAAGAACCATCAGTTCCTGTGTGA
- the LOC113338388 gene encoding uncharacterized protein LOC113338388 isoform X2 — protein sequence MDELAVDGGKVFDMDFSHDILLLAQRQHAMDVEHVLTKISLLHPYESERIKLPPGSKVVKDLHISPSGKLALCASLGKKASILSMERNNFVINYELPAPAWSCSWDLDSEHHMYTGLQNGMLLLFDMRQTSGPVESMNGLTSHPIHTVHSFTDNSPLHNGGRSVLTASSIGPCVWKTGIPGERPIVVPGLENQGVCISLAYSPVTDDIVASFRPRVHTANDVVATQPSLSPSAPGRGQGVTGSHVLIKRVGGNSYHHIGSTLTCVNSVRLPKLVILNLENRNPFFAYGDESTCGLSLRELPSLYTSQSLKRNQNAILDVKHSGTSERGLLGCVSEDRLQLFYLPRVPDM from the exons ATG GATGAGTTAGCAGTAGATGGTGGAAAGGTATTCGATATGGATTTCTCTCATGATATCCTACTTCTAGCGCAGAGACAACATGCAATGGATGTAGAGCATGTGCTTACCAAG ATTAGCTTGTTGCATCCTTACGAAAGTGAGAGGATAAAACTTCCTCCTGGCTCAAAAGTTGTTAAGGACTTGCATATTTCCCCTTCGGGTAAACTTGCACTATGTGCTTCATTGGGGAAGAAAGCATCTATTCTCAG CATGGAAAGGAACAATTTTGTTATCAACTATGAATTGCCA GCTCCCGCTTGGTCTTGTTCATGGGATCTTGACAGTGAACACCACATGTACACTGGACTGCAG AATGGAATGTTATTGTTGTTTGATATGCGCCAAACATCGGGACCTGTGGAGTCCATGAACGGTCTCACCTCTCACCCTATTCATACGGTACATTCTTTTACAGACAACTCCCCTCTTCATAATGGTGGCAGATCAGTCCTAACTGCTTCTTCCATTGGCCCTTGTGTGTGGAAAACTGGTATTCCTGGAGAAAGGCCAATCGTGGTTCCTGGATTGGAAAATCAAGGAGTATGTATATCGCTTGCTTACAGTCCCGTTACTGATGATATTGTGGCCTCATTTCGTCCTAGAGTTCACACAGCAAATGACGTGGTTGCTACTCAGCCTTCATTATCACCTTCAGCTCCTGGCCGTGGACAAGGAGTAACTGGTTCTCATGTTCTTATCAAAAGAGTAGGTGGCAACAGTTATCACCACATAGGGTCTACGTTGACCTGTGTAAATAGTGTTCGACTGCCAAAATTGGTTATTTTGAATTTAGAGAATCGCAACCCATTTTTTGCATATGGAGACGAATCAACTTGTGGATTAAGCTTGCGGGAGTTGCCATCCTTGTATACTTCCCAGAGTCTTAAACGAAATCAGAATGCTATTCTTGATGTAAAGCACTCGGGTACTTCAGAGAGAGGATTACTTGGTTGTGTAAGTGAAGACAGGCTGCAACTCTTTTATTTGCCTCGAGTCCCTGACATGTAA
- the LOC113338388 gene encoding uncharacterized protein LOC113338388 isoform X3, protein MDFSHDILLLAQRQHAMDVEHVLTKISLLHPYESERIKLPPGSKVVKDLHISPSGKLALCASLGKKASILSMERNNFVINYELPAPAWSCSWDLDSEHHMYTGLQNGMLLLFDMRQTSGPVESMNGLTSHPIHTVHSFTDNSPLHNGGRSVLTASSIGPCVWKTGIPGERPIVVPGLENQGVCISLAYSPVTDDIVASFRPRVHTANDVVATQPSLSPSAPGRGQGVTGSHVLIKRVGGNSYHHIGSTLTCVNSVRLPKLVILNLENRNPFFAYGDESTCGLSLRELPSLYTSQSLKRNQNAILDVKHSGTSERGLLGCVSEDRLQLFYLPRVPDM, encoded by the exons ATGGATTTCTCTCATGATATCCTACTTCTAGCGCAGAGACAACATGCAATGGATGTAGAGCATGTGCTTACCAAG ATTAGCTTGTTGCATCCTTACGAAAGTGAGAGGATAAAACTTCCTCCTGGCTCAAAAGTTGTTAAGGACTTGCATATTTCCCCTTCGGGTAAACTTGCACTATGTGCTTCATTGGGGAAGAAAGCATCTATTCTCAG CATGGAAAGGAACAATTTTGTTATCAACTATGAATTGCCA GCTCCCGCTTGGTCTTGTTCATGGGATCTTGACAGTGAACACCACATGTACACTGGACTGCAG AATGGAATGTTATTGTTGTTTGATATGCGCCAAACATCGGGACCTGTGGAGTCCATGAACGGTCTCACCTCTCACCCTATTCATACGGTACATTCTTTTACAGACAACTCCCCTCTTCATAATGGTGGCAGATCAGTCCTAACTGCTTCTTCCATTGGCCCTTGTGTGTGGAAAACTGGTATTCCTGGAGAAAGGCCAATCGTGGTTCCTGGATTGGAAAATCAAGGAGTATGTATATCGCTTGCTTACAGTCCCGTTACTGATGATATTGTGGCCTCATTTCGTCCTAGAGTTCACACAGCAAATGACGTGGTTGCTACTCAGCCTTCATTATCACCTTCAGCTCCTGGCCGTGGACAAGGAGTAACTGGTTCTCATGTTCTTATCAAAAGAGTAGGTGGCAACAGTTATCACCACATAGGGTCTACGTTGACCTGTGTAAATAGTGTTCGACTGCCAAAATTGGTTATTTTGAATTTAGAGAATCGCAACCCATTTTTTGCATATGGAGACGAATCAACTTGTGGATTAAGCTTGCGGGAGTTGCCATCCTTGTATACTTCCCAGAGTCTTAAACGAAATCAGAATGCTATTCTTGATGTAAAGCACTCGGGTACTTCAGAGAGAGGATTACTTGGTTGTGTAAGTGAAGACAGGCTGCAACTCTTTTATTTGCCTCGAGTCCCTGACATGTAA